From a single Osmerus eperlanus chromosome 8, fOsmEpe2.1, whole genome shotgun sequence genomic region:
- the adgrg6 gene encoding adhesion G-protein coupled receptor G6 isoform X3 has protein sequence MESYQRTGRCRWKFRHVLLVTQLLLILTSVLSQCQLDCVQVLTAPQGEFTSPCYPQEYPKSQACKWTLQAPSGFILQLTFLDFELEEALGCIYDRVVVSTGNADVKFCGLTANGLTLNSTGNVMEVSFNSDFSVQKRGFSVSYRQVAVALRNQKVTLSNGNGKVVTLSNSVTFPALQSLTFCCEMARNSQKAIETIFSYKADSLVDSNGTGVEFSFGNNNGMELVLAAQTCPVETIITATDITSTMKSFCLTWTSSTGLVALYFNGNYRAKTCANTAGKSMVAGWHFWLGSQSKSLDGTLYNVRLWDYAMSVSQLAALTCDVAGNVIDWDNSYWVIPSSQAQTDSSLSCSTSVPTYTSTTTTCASPGLGCPEGLFYRMSFMVSDSEASRTEVEIERTVSQWLNQTFQNWTHAVYVDYVSVYPSGAERSVQSYSCNALLVYITRSVSLLTPGEAAISAQLQASAPSMGTGLVVSTVAVQSVDNCPVETPLHYLWPESRPTVTQYVPCFPNKDQNASRTCVISPQNYTAYWDAPDLSNCTDIDTIEVSAENAAEVAVQLADITNNELSNDEVSKVVTKVKELVGVAKINATLATTVVTIISNVMTSSNTALAAASERALKTVDELMQKIEFEGASVRITSRNLALGISALNASQFNGTSFSAFITPNTTDPQIDFESEQLNPLAQVILPATLLNNLTLTDSDISRINFMFFSKIGLFQNERDSLSLNSYVVASSVGNYTIRNLKDPVKIEIVHLNYQHSPNPVCMFWDFTMKDSAGGWNSEGCRVGPDSNGNKTVCLCDHLTHFGILMDISGAAALIDEQNTKILTFITYIGCGISAIFSAATLLTYIAFEKLRRDYPSKILMNLSTSLLFLNMLFLLDGWLASLNMHGLCVAVAVFLHYFLLSSFTWMGLESIHMYIALVKVFNTYIRRYILKFCIVGWGLPAAIVAMVVAVDRTSYGKQEYGRGDTGQGSSEFCWIQSPVVFYVTCVGYFSLVFLMNVAMFIVVMIQICGRNGKRSNRTLREEVLRNLRSVVSLTFLLGMTWGFAFFAWGPVNLAFMYLFTIFNSLQGLFIFVFHCALKENVQKQWRRYLCCGRFRLADNSDWSKTATNNTKKVSSDNLGKSLSSSSFGSSTANWTSKAKATLNPFTKRNSNIGKGYSNQTSPKCVSSCSSSSEVEPSSSSSSSSSILPVHQVIDKVKGYCSVRSDNFYKNIILSDSFSHSTKF, from the exons TGCTGAGCCAGTGCCAGCTGGACTGCGTCCAGGTGCTGACAGCCCCCCAGGGTGAGTTCACCTCGCCCTGCTACCCCCAGGAATACCCCAAGTCCCAGGCCTGCAAGTGGACGCTGCAGGCCCCGTCAGGCTtcatcctccagctcaccttccTGGActttgagctggaggaggccctGGGCTGCATCTACGACCGCGTGGTCGTCAGCACGGGAAACGCCGACGTCAAGTTCTGCGGCCTGACGGCCAACGGCCTGACGCTCAACTCCACGGGCAACGTCATGGAGGTGTCCTTCAACTCCGACTTCAGCGTCCAGAAGAGGGGATTCAGTGTCAGTTACAGGCAAG TCGCCGTGGCACTGAGGAACCAGAAGGTCACCTTGTCCAACGGCAACGGCAAGGTGGTGACGCTCTCCAACTCCGTGACGTTCCCCGCCCTGCAGTCCCTGACGTTTTGCTGCGAGATGGCGCGGAACAGCCAGAAGGCCATAGAGACCATCTTCTCCTACAAGGCCGACTCGTTGGTCGACAGCAATGGCACCGGTGTAGAGTTCAGCTTTGGCAACAACAACGGCATGGAGCTGGTGCTGGCGGCGCAGACATGCCCCGTGGAGACCATCATCACCGCCACTGACATCACGTCCACCATGAAGAGCTTCTGCCTCACGTGGACCTCATCCACCGGCCTGGTGGCGCTCTACTTCAACGGGAACTACCGTGCTAAGACCTGCGCCAACACCGCCGGGAAGTCCATGGTGGCTGGCTGGCACTTCTGGCTGGGCAGCCAGAGCAAAAGCCTGGATGGGACGCTGTATAATGTCCGTCTGTGGGACTACGCCATGAGCGTGTCGCAGCTGGCCGCGCTGACCTGCGACGTGGCGGGCAACGTCATCGACTGGGACAACAGCTACTGGGTCATCCCTTCCTCCCAGGCCCAGACCGACAGCTCCCTCAGCTGCA GTACATCTGTGCCCACCTACACTTCAACCACCACCACATGTGCCTCCCCTGGACTGGGCTGCCCAG AGGGCCTCTTCTACAGAATGTCCTTCATGGTCAGCGACAGCGAGGCCTCACGGACCGAGGTGGAGATTGAGAGGACCGTGTCACAGTGG CTGAACCAGACCTTCCAGAACTGGACCCACGCTGTCTATGTGGACTATGTTAG tGTCTATCCTTCTGGGGCGGAGAGAAGTGTTCAGAG TTATTCCTGCAACGCCTTGCTGGTGTACATCACCAGGTCTGTTTCCCTCCTCACACCGGGGGAGGCTGCCATCTCTGCACAGCTGCAGGCCAGCGCCCCCAGCATGGGCACCGGCCTGGTGGTCTCCACCGTCGCAGTACAGTCTGTCG ATAACTGTCCTGTGGAGACCCCCCTCCACTACCTCTGGCCAGAGAGCAGACCCACCGTGACTCAGTATGTACCCTGCTTCCCCAACAAAGACCAGAACGCCTCCAGAACctg TGTGATCAGCCCACAGAATTACACAGCTTACTGGGACGCCCCAGACCTCAGTAACTGCACCGACATCGATACCATCGAGGTGTCAGCAG agAATGCTGCGGAGGTGGCCGTTCAGCTTGCCGACATCACAAACAACGAGCTGTCCAATGATGAGGTGTCTAAGGTGGTCACCAAGGTGAAGGAGCTGGTGGGCGTGGCTAAGATCAATGCCACCTTGGCCACCACCGTGGTCACCATCATCTCCAATGTCATGACCAGCTCCAACACCGCTCTGGCTGCTGCCTCCGAGAG ggctcttaagacagtggatgaGCTGATGCAGAAGATAGAGTTTGAGGGCGCTTCGGTGAGGATCACGTCTAGAAACCTGGCCTTGGGCATCTCAGCCCTCAACGCCAGCCAGTTCAACGGGACGTCCTTCAGTGCCTTCATAACCCCGAACACCACTGACCCACAG ATCGACTTTGAGTCCGAGCAACTCAATCCTTTAGCTCAGGTCAtcctccctgccaccctgctCAACAACCTGACCCTGACGGATTCAGACATCTCCAGAATCAACTTCATGTTCTTCAGCAAGATTGGCCTGTTCCAG AACGAGCGGGATAGTCTGTCTCTCAACAGCTACGTGGTCGCCAGCAGTGTAGGAAACTACACTATTCGAAATCTGAAGGACCCTGTGAAAATTGAGATTGTCCACCTCAACTACCAG CATTCCCCAAATCCTGTTTGCATGTTTTGGGATTTCACCATGAAAG ATAGCGCTGGGGGCTGGAACAGTGAGGGGTGTCGCGTCGGTCCTGACTCCAATGGCAACAAGACTGTCTGCCTCTGTGATCACCTCACACACTTTGGTATCCTCATG gataTCTCTGGAGCAGCTGCCCTAATAGACGAGCAGAACACCAAGATTCTGACCTTCATCACCTACATCGGCTGTGGCATCTCCGCCATCTTCTCTGCTGCCACGCTGCTCACGTATATTGCCTTCGA GAAGTTACGTCGCGACTACCCCTCAAAGATCCTGATGAACCTTAGCacgtccctcctcttcctcaacaTGCTGTTCCTATTGGACGGCTGGCTGGCGTCCTTAAACATGCATGGGCTGTGCGTGGCCGTGGCGGTCTTCCTGCACTACTTCCTGTTGAGCTCGTTCACCTGGATGGGTCTGGAGTCCATCCACATGTACATTGCTCTGGTGAAGGTGTTCAACACCTACATACGCAGATACATCCTCAAGTTCTGCATCGTAGGATGGG GTCTGCCTGCAGCCATAGTGGCCATGGTGGTGGCGGTGGACAGGACGTCCTACGGGAAGCAGGAGTACGGGCGCGGAGACACCGGACAGGGATCCTCAGAGTT CTGTTGGATCCAGAGCCCCGTGGTGTTCTACGTAACGTGCGTGGGCTACTTCTCGTTGGTTTTCCTGATGAACGTGGCCATGTTCATAGTGGTCATGATTCAGATCTGTGGCCGCAACGGCAAGCGCAGCAACCGGACGCTGCGGGAGGAGGTGCTGCGGAACCTGCGGAGTGTGGTCAGTCTCACATTCCTGCTGGGCATGACTTGGGGCTTTGCCTTCTTCGCCTGGGGGCCCGTCAATCTGGCCTTCATGTACCTGTTCACCATCTTCAACTCCCTGCAAG GTCTGTTCATTTTCGTGTTCCACTGTGCGCTGAAGGAGAATGTACAGAAGCAGTGGAGGAGATACTTATGCTGCGGACGCTTCAGACTGGCAGACAACTCAG ACTGGAGTAAGACAGCCACAAACAACACTAAGAAGGTGAGCTCAGACAACCTTGGCAAATCTCTGTCCTCCAGCTCTTTTGGATCCAGTACTGCCAACTGGACCtccaaggccaaagctacactCAACCCCTTCACGAAACGCAACAGCAACATAG GTAAAGGCTACTCCAATCAGACAAGCCCTAAGTgtgtctcctcctgctcttcctcctcagaggtggagccttcctcctcttcgtcctcctcctcctccatattGCCCGTGCACCAGGTCATCGACAAAGTCAAAGGTTACTGCTCCGTGCGCTCCGACAACTTCTACAAGAACATCATCCTGTCTGACAGCTTCAGCCACAGCACCAAGTTCTag
- the adgrg6 gene encoding adhesion G-protein coupled receptor G6 isoform X2, which yields MESYQRTGRCRWKFRHVLLVTQLLLILTSVLSQCQLDCVQVLTAPQGEFTSPCYPQEYPKSQACKWTLQAPSGFILQLTFLDFELEEALGCIYDRVVVSTGNADVKFCGLTANGLTLNSTGNVMEVSFNSDFSVQKRGFSVSYRQVAVALRNQKVTLSNGNGKVVTLSNSVTFPALQSLTFCCEMARNSQKAIETIFSYKADSLVDSNGTGVEFSFGNNNGMELVLAAQTCPVETIITATDITSTMKSFCLTWTSSTGLVALYFNGNYRAKTCANTAGKSMVAGWHFWLGSQSKSLDGTLYNVRLWDYAMSVSQLAALTCDVAGNVIDWDNSYWVIPSSQAQTDSSLSCTCYPTCIHLTTAAPSSGTSVPTYTSTTTTCASPGLGCPEGLFYRMSFMVSDSEASRTEVEIERTVSQWLNQTFQNWTHAVYVDYVSVYPSGAERSVQSYSCNALLVYITRSVSLLTPGEAAISAQLQASAPSMGTGLVVSTVAVQSVDNCPVETPLHYLWPESRPTVTQYVPCFPNKDQNASRTCVISPQNYTAYWDAPDLSNCTDIDTIEVSAENAAEVAVQLADITNNELSNDEVSKVVTKVKELVGVAKINATLATTVVTIISNVMTSSNTALAAASERALKTVDELMQKIEFEGASVRITSRNLALGISALNASQFNGTSFSAFITPNTTDPQIDFESEQLNPLAQVILPATLLNNLTLTDSDISRINFMFFSKIGLFQNERDSLSLNSYVVASSVGNYTIRNLKDPVKIEIVHLNYQHSPNPVCMFWDFTMKDSAGGWNSEGCRVGPDSNGNKTVCLCDHLTHFGILMDISGAAALIDEQNTKILTFITYIGCGISAIFSAATLLTYIAFEKLRRDYPSKILMNLSTSLLFLNMLFLLDGWLASLNMHGLCVAVAVFLHYFLLSSFTWMGLESIHMYIALVKVFNTYIRRYILKFCIVGWGLPAAIVAMVVAVDRTSYGKQEYGRGDTGQGSSEFCWIQSPVVFYVTCVGYFSLVFLMNVAMFIVVMIQICGRNGKRSNRTLREEVLRNLRSVVSLTFLLGMTWGFAFFAWGPVNLAFMYLFTIFNSLQGLFIFVFHCALKENVQKQWRRYLCCGRFRLADNSDWSKTATNNTKKVSSDNLGKSLSSSSFGSSTANWTSKAKATLNPFTKRNSNIGKGYSNQTSPKCVSSCSSSSEVEPSSSSSSSSSILPVHQVIDKVKGYCSVRSDNFYKNIILSDSFSHSTKF from the exons TGCTGAGCCAGTGCCAGCTGGACTGCGTCCAGGTGCTGACAGCCCCCCAGGGTGAGTTCACCTCGCCCTGCTACCCCCAGGAATACCCCAAGTCCCAGGCCTGCAAGTGGACGCTGCAGGCCCCGTCAGGCTtcatcctccagctcaccttccTGGActttgagctggaggaggccctGGGCTGCATCTACGACCGCGTGGTCGTCAGCACGGGAAACGCCGACGTCAAGTTCTGCGGCCTGACGGCCAACGGCCTGACGCTCAACTCCACGGGCAACGTCATGGAGGTGTCCTTCAACTCCGACTTCAGCGTCCAGAAGAGGGGATTCAGTGTCAGTTACAGGCAAG TCGCCGTGGCACTGAGGAACCAGAAGGTCACCTTGTCCAACGGCAACGGCAAGGTGGTGACGCTCTCCAACTCCGTGACGTTCCCCGCCCTGCAGTCCCTGACGTTTTGCTGCGAGATGGCGCGGAACAGCCAGAAGGCCATAGAGACCATCTTCTCCTACAAGGCCGACTCGTTGGTCGACAGCAATGGCACCGGTGTAGAGTTCAGCTTTGGCAACAACAACGGCATGGAGCTGGTGCTGGCGGCGCAGACATGCCCCGTGGAGACCATCATCACCGCCACTGACATCACGTCCACCATGAAGAGCTTCTGCCTCACGTGGACCTCATCCACCGGCCTGGTGGCGCTCTACTTCAACGGGAACTACCGTGCTAAGACCTGCGCCAACACCGCCGGGAAGTCCATGGTGGCTGGCTGGCACTTCTGGCTGGGCAGCCAGAGCAAAAGCCTGGATGGGACGCTGTATAATGTCCGTCTGTGGGACTACGCCATGAGCGTGTCGCAGCTGGCCGCGCTGACCTGCGACGTGGCGGGCAACGTCATCGACTGGGACAACAGCTACTGGGTCATCCCTTCCTCCCAGGCCCAGACCGACAGCTCCCTCAGCTGCA CCTGCTACCCAACTTGCATACACttaacaacagctgccccatcTAGTG GTACATCTGTGCCCACCTACACTTCAACCACCACCACATGTGCCTCCCCTGGACTGGGCTGCCCAG AGGGCCTCTTCTACAGAATGTCCTTCATGGTCAGCGACAGCGAGGCCTCACGGACCGAGGTGGAGATTGAGAGGACCGTGTCACAGTGG CTGAACCAGACCTTCCAGAACTGGACCCACGCTGTCTATGTGGACTATGTTAG tGTCTATCCTTCTGGGGCGGAGAGAAGTGTTCAGAG TTATTCCTGCAACGCCTTGCTGGTGTACATCACCAGGTCTGTTTCCCTCCTCACACCGGGGGAGGCTGCCATCTCTGCACAGCTGCAGGCCAGCGCCCCCAGCATGGGCACCGGCCTGGTGGTCTCCACCGTCGCAGTACAGTCTGTCG ATAACTGTCCTGTGGAGACCCCCCTCCACTACCTCTGGCCAGAGAGCAGACCCACCGTGACTCAGTATGTACCCTGCTTCCCCAACAAAGACCAGAACGCCTCCAGAACctg TGTGATCAGCCCACAGAATTACACAGCTTACTGGGACGCCCCAGACCTCAGTAACTGCACCGACATCGATACCATCGAGGTGTCAGCAG agAATGCTGCGGAGGTGGCCGTTCAGCTTGCCGACATCACAAACAACGAGCTGTCCAATGATGAGGTGTCTAAGGTGGTCACCAAGGTGAAGGAGCTGGTGGGCGTGGCTAAGATCAATGCCACCTTGGCCACCACCGTGGTCACCATCATCTCCAATGTCATGACCAGCTCCAACACCGCTCTGGCTGCTGCCTCCGAGAG ggctcttaagacagtggatgaGCTGATGCAGAAGATAGAGTTTGAGGGCGCTTCGGTGAGGATCACGTCTAGAAACCTGGCCTTGGGCATCTCAGCCCTCAACGCCAGCCAGTTCAACGGGACGTCCTTCAGTGCCTTCATAACCCCGAACACCACTGACCCACAG ATCGACTTTGAGTCCGAGCAACTCAATCCTTTAGCTCAGGTCAtcctccctgccaccctgctCAACAACCTGACCCTGACGGATTCAGACATCTCCAGAATCAACTTCATGTTCTTCAGCAAGATTGGCCTGTTCCAG AACGAGCGGGATAGTCTGTCTCTCAACAGCTACGTGGTCGCCAGCAGTGTAGGAAACTACACTATTCGAAATCTGAAGGACCCTGTGAAAATTGAGATTGTCCACCTCAACTACCAG CATTCCCCAAATCCTGTTTGCATGTTTTGGGATTTCACCATGAAAG ATAGCGCTGGGGGCTGGAACAGTGAGGGGTGTCGCGTCGGTCCTGACTCCAATGGCAACAAGACTGTCTGCCTCTGTGATCACCTCACACACTTTGGTATCCTCATG gataTCTCTGGAGCAGCTGCCCTAATAGACGAGCAGAACACCAAGATTCTGACCTTCATCACCTACATCGGCTGTGGCATCTCCGCCATCTTCTCTGCTGCCACGCTGCTCACGTATATTGCCTTCGA GAAGTTACGTCGCGACTACCCCTCAAAGATCCTGATGAACCTTAGCacgtccctcctcttcctcaacaTGCTGTTCCTATTGGACGGCTGGCTGGCGTCCTTAAACATGCATGGGCTGTGCGTGGCCGTGGCGGTCTTCCTGCACTACTTCCTGTTGAGCTCGTTCACCTGGATGGGTCTGGAGTCCATCCACATGTACATTGCTCTGGTGAAGGTGTTCAACACCTACATACGCAGATACATCCTCAAGTTCTGCATCGTAGGATGGG GTCTGCCTGCAGCCATAGTGGCCATGGTGGTGGCGGTGGACAGGACGTCCTACGGGAAGCAGGAGTACGGGCGCGGAGACACCGGACAGGGATCCTCAGAGTT CTGTTGGATCCAGAGCCCCGTGGTGTTCTACGTAACGTGCGTGGGCTACTTCTCGTTGGTTTTCCTGATGAACGTGGCCATGTTCATAGTGGTCATGATTCAGATCTGTGGCCGCAACGGCAAGCGCAGCAACCGGACGCTGCGGGAGGAGGTGCTGCGGAACCTGCGGAGTGTGGTCAGTCTCACATTCCTGCTGGGCATGACTTGGGGCTTTGCCTTCTTCGCCTGGGGGCCCGTCAATCTGGCCTTCATGTACCTGTTCACCATCTTCAACTCCCTGCAAG GTCTGTTCATTTTCGTGTTCCACTGTGCGCTGAAGGAGAATGTACAGAAGCAGTGGAGGAGATACTTATGCTGCGGACGCTTCAGACTGGCAGACAACTCAG ACTGGAGTAAGACAGCCACAAACAACACTAAGAAGGTGAGCTCAGACAACCTTGGCAAATCTCTGTCCTCCAGCTCTTTTGGATCCAGTACTGCCAACTGGACCtccaaggccaaagctacactCAACCCCTTCACGAAACGCAACAGCAACATAG GTAAAGGCTACTCCAATCAGACAAGCCCTAAGTgtgtctcctcctgctcttcctcctcagaggtggagccttcctcctcttcgtcctcctcctcctccatattGCCCGTGCACCAGGTCATCGACAAAGTCAAAGGTTACTGCTCCGTGCGCTCCGACAACTTCTACAAGAACATCATCCTGTCTGACAGCTTCAGCCACAGCACCAAGTTCTag
- the adgrg6 gene encoding adhesion G-protein coupled receptor G6 isoform X1, whose product MESYQRTGRCRWKFRHVLLVTQLLLILTSVLSQCQLDCVQVLTAPQGEFTSPCYPQEYPKSQACKWTLQAPSGFILQLTFLDFELEEALGCIYDRVVVSTGNADVKFCGLTANGLTLNSTGNVMEVSFNSDFSVQKRGFSVSYRQVAVALRNQKVTLSNGNGKVVTLSNSVTFPALQSLTFCCEMARNSQKAIETIFSYKADSLVDSNGTGVEFSFGNNNGMELVLAAQTCPVETIITATDITSTMKSFCLTWTSSTGLVALYFNGNYRAKTCANTAGKSMVAGWHFWLGSQSKSLDGTLYNVRLWDYAMSVSQLAALTCDVAGNVIDWDNSYWVIPSSQAQTDSSLSCTCYPTCIHLTTAAPSSGTSVPTYTSTTTTCASPGLGCPATLTSTTPVFTNMIATNATTTVLSSNTYSTTSTSMPLTSSSTTEGLFYRMSFMVSDSEASRTEVEIERTVSQWLNQTFQNWTHAVYVDYVSVYPSGAERSVQSYSCNALLVYITRSVSLLTPGEAAISAQLQASAPSMGTGLVVSTVAVQSVDNCPVETPLHYLWPESRPTVTQYVPCFPNKDQNASRTCVISPQNYTAYWDAPDLSNCTDIDTIEVSAENAAEVAVQLADITNNELSNDEVSKVVTKVKELVGVAKINATLATTVVTIISNVMTSSNTALAAASERALKTVDELMQKIEFEGASVRITSRNLALGISALNASQFNGTSFSAFITPNTTDPQIDFESEQLNPLAQVILPATLLNNLTLTDSDISRINFMFFSKIGLFQNERDSLSLNSYVVASSVGNYTIRNLKDPVKIEIVHLNYQHSPNPVCMFWDFTMKDSAGGWNSEGCRVGPDSNGNKTVCLCDHLTHFGILMDISGAAALIDEQNTKILTFITYIGCGISAIFSAATLLTYIAFEKLRRDYPSKILMNLSTSLLFLNMLFLLDGWLASLNMHGLCVAVAVFLHYFLLSSFTWMGLESIHMYIALVKVFNTYIRRYILKFCIVGWGLPAAIVAMVVAVDRTSYGKQEYGRGDTGQGSSEFCWIQSPVVFYVTCVGYFSLVFLMNVAMFIVVMIQICGRNGKRSNRTLREEVLRNLRSVVSLTFLLGMTWGFAFFAWGPVNLAFMYLFTIFNSLQGLFIFVFHCALKENVQKQWRRYLCCGRFRLADNSDWSKTATNNTKKVSSDNLGKSLSSSSFGSSTANWTSKAKATLNPFTKRNSNIGKGYSNQTSPKCVSSCSSSSEVEPSSSSSSSSSILPVHQVIDKVKGYCSVRSDNFYKNIILSDSFSHSTKF is encoded by the exons TGCTGAGCCAGTGCCAGCTGGACTGCGTCCAGGTGCTGACAGCCCCCCAGGGTGAGTTCACCTCGCCCTGCTACCCCCAGGAATACCCCAAGTCCCAGGCCTGCAAGTGGACGCTGCAGGCCCCGTCAGGCTtcatcctccagctcaccttccTGGActttgagctggaggaggccctGGGCTGCATCTACGACCGCGTGGTCGTCAGCACGGGAAACGCCGACGTCAAGTTCTGCGGCCTGACGGCCAACGGCCTGACGCTCAACTCCACGGGCAACGTCATGGAGGTGTCCTTCAACTCCGACTTCAGCGTCCAGAAGAGGGGATTCAGTGTCAGTTACAGGCAAG TCGCCGTGGCACTGAGGAACCAGAAGGTCACCTTGTCCAACGGCAACGGCAAGGTGGTGACGCTCTCCAACTCCGTGACGTTCCCCGCCCTGCAGTCCCTGACGTTTTGCTGCGAGATGGCGCGGAACAGCCAGAAGGCCATAGAGACCATCTTCTCCTACAAGGCCGACTCGTTGGTCGACAGCAATGGCACCGGTGTAGAGTTCAGCTTTGGCAACAACAACGGCATGGAGCTGGTGCTGGCGGCGCAGACATGCCCCGTGGAGACCATCATCACCGCCACTGACATCACGTCCACCATGAAGAGCTTCTGCCTCACGTGGACCTCATCCACCGGCCTGGTGGCGCTCTACTTCAACGGGAACTACCGTGCTAAGACCTGCGCCAACACCGCCGGGAAGTCCATGGTGGCTGGCTGGCACTTCTGGCTGGGCAGCCAGAGCAAAAGCCTGGATGGGACGCTGTATAATGTCCGTCTGTGGGACTACGCCATGAGCGTGTCGCAGCTGGCCGCGCTGACCTGCGACGTGGCGGGCAACGTCATCGACTGGGACAACAGCTACTGGGTCATCCCTTCCTCCCAGGCCCAGACCGACAGCTCCCTCAGCTGCA CCTGCTACCCAACTTGCATACACttaacaacagctgccccatcTAGTG GTACATCTGTGCCCACCTACACTTCAACCACCACCACATGTGCCTCCCCTGGACTGGGCTGCCCAG ctaCTCTAACTTCCACCACCCCTGTCTTCACTAACATGATCGCTACTAATGCGACCACAACCG TTCTGTCTTCCAACACCTACTCCACTACCTCCACTAGCATGCCTCTAACCTCCAGCAGCACCACTG AGGGCCTCTTCTACAGAATGTCCTTCATGGTCAGCGACAGCGAGGCCTCACGGACCGAGGTGGAGATTGAGAGGACCGTGTCACAGTGG CTGAACCAGACCTTCCAGAACTGGACCCACGCTGTCTATGTGGACTATGTTAG tGTCTATCCTTCTGGGGCGGAGAGAAGTGTTCAGAG TTATTCCTGCAACGCCTTGCTGGTGTACATCACCAGGTCTGTTTCCCTCCTCACACCGGGGGAGGCTGCCATCTCTGCACAGCTGCAGGCCAGCGCCCCCAGCATGGGCACCGGCCTGGTGGTCTCCACCGTCGCAGTACAGTCTGTCG ATAACTGTCCTGTGGAGACCCCCCTCCACTACCTCTGGCCAGAGAGCAGACCCACCGTGACTCAGTATGTACCCTGCTTCCCCAACAAAGACCAGAACGCCTCCAGAACctg TGTGATCAGCCCACAGAATTACACAGCTTACTGGGACGCCCCAGACCTCAGTAACTGCACCGACATCGATACCATCGAGGTGTCAGCAG agAATGCTGCGGAGGTGGCCGTTCAGCTTGCCGACATCACAAACAACGAGCTGTCCAATGATGAGGTGTCTAAGGTGGTCACCAAGGTGAAGGAGCTGGTGGGCGTGGCTAAGATCAATGCCACCTTGGCCACCACCGTGGTCACCATCATCTCCAATGTCATGACCAGCTCCAACACCGCTCTGGCTGCTGCCTCCGAGAG ggctcttaagacagtggatgaGCTGATGCAGAAGATAGAGTTTGAGGGCGCTTCGGTGAGGATCACGTCTAGAAACCTGGCCTTGGGCATCTCAGCCCTCAACGCCAGCCAGTTCAACGGGACGTCCTTCAGTGCCTTCATAACCCCGAACACCACTGACCCACAG ATCGACTTTGAGTCCGAGCAACTCAATCCTTTAGCTCAGGTCAtcctccctgccaccctgctCAACAACCTGACCCTGACGGATTCAGACATCTCCAGAATCAACTTCATGTTCTTCAGCAAGATTGGCCTGTTCCAG AACGAGCGGGATAGTCTGTCTCTCAACAGCTACGTGGTCGCCAGCAGTGTAGGAAACTACACTATTCGAAATCTGAAGGACCCTGTGAAAATTGAGATTGTCCACCTCAACTACCAG CATTCCCCAAATCCTGTTTGCATGTTTTGGGATTTCACCATGAAAG ATAGCGCTGGGGGCTGGAACAGTGAGGGGTGTCGCGTCGGTCCTGACTCCAATGGCAACAAGACTGTCTGCCTCTGTGATCACCTCACACACTTTGGTATCCTCATG gataTCTCTGGAGCAGCTGCCCTAATAGACGAGCAGAACACCAAGATTCTGACCTTCATCACCTACATCGGCTGTGGCATCTCCGCCATCTTCTCTGCTGCCACGCTGCTCACGTATATTGCCTTCGA GAAGTTACGTCGCGACTACCCCTCAAAGATCCTGATGAACCTTAGCacgtccctcctcttcctcaacaTGCTGTTCCTATTGGACGGCTGGCTGGCGTCCTTAAACATGCATGGGCTGTGCGTGGCCGTGGCGGTCTTCCTGCACTACTTCCTGTTGAGCTCGTTCACCTGGATGGGTCTGGAGTCCATCCACATGTACATTGCTCTGGTGAAGGTGTTCAACACCTACATACGCAGATACATCCTCAAGTTCTGCATCGTAGGATGGG GTCTGCCTGCAGCCATAGTGGCCATGGTGGTGGCGGTGGACAGGACGTCCTACGGGAAGCAGGAGTACGGGCGCGGAGACACCGGACAGGGATCCTCAGAGTT CTGTTGGATCCAGAGCCCCGTGGTGTTCTACGTAACGTGCGTGGGCTACTTCTCGTTGGTTTTCCTGATGAACGTGGCCATGTTCATAGTGGTCATGATTCAGATCTGTGGCCGCAACGGCAAGCGCAGCAACCGGACGCTGCGGGAGGAGGTGCTGCGGAACCTGCGGAGTGTGGTCAGTCTCACATTCCTGCTGGGCATGACTTGGGGCTTTGCCTTCTTCGCCTGGGGGCCCGTCAATCTGGCCTTCATGTACCTGTTCACCATCTTCAACTCCCTGCAAG GTCTGTTCATTTTCGTGTTCCACTGTGCGCTGAAGGAGAATGTACAGAAGCAGTGGAGGAGATACTTATGCTGCGGACGCTTCAGACTGGCAGACAACTCAG ACTGGAGTAAGACAGCCACAAACAACACTAAGAAGGTGAGCTCAGACAACCTTGGCAAATCTCTGTCCTCCAGCTCTTTTGGATCCAGTACTGCCAACTGGACCtccaaggccaaagctacactCAACCCCTTCACGAAACGCAACAGCAACATAG GTAAAGGCTACTCCAATCAGACAAGCCCTAAGTgtgtctcctcctgctcttcctcctcagaggtggagccttcctcctcttcgtcctcctcctcctccatattGCCCGTGCACCAGGTCATCGACAAAGTCAAAGGTTACTGCTCCGTGCGCTCCGACAACTTCTACAAGAACATCATCCTGTCTGACAGCTTCAGCCACAGCACCAAGTTCTag